The nucleotide sequence CGCCAGGTACGACCACGAGAAGACGCGCCGGGCGTCCCCGTTGGCCAGGGCGTCGAGTCTCGCCTCGGCCCCGTGCAGTTCGGCGGCGAAGGCGTCGAGCGGGAACGAGGGGTGCGTGGCGATGCGGGCGGCCACCATCGACAGGGCGAGGGGAAGCCGGCCGGTGGCGGCGATGATGCCGGCGGCCGCGGCCGGCTCGGCGACGAGCCGGTTGGCGCCGAGTCGGCTGGCCAGCAGGCTCATCGACTCCTCGGGGGTGAGTACGTCAAGCGTCAGCGGCACGGCGCACTCGGCGGCGACCAGGCCGCCGAGCTGGTCGCGGCTGGTGACCACCACCACGCAGCTGCCGGCGCCGGGCAGCAGGGGACGTACCTGGACGGAGTCGCGTGCGTTGTCGAGGATCACGAGCATCCGGCGGGAGGCCAGCAGGCCTCGGTAGAGCGCGGAGATGGCCACCGTCGTCGACCCCTGCGCCGCTGCGTCGAGGAGCGCGTCGAGGCTGGCGAGTTCGGTGCTGCGGCCGACGAATCCGGACACCGCGAGCGGCAGTTGCTCGGGGCGGCCGCTGAGCGGGTCGCGCGGTGCGACGTCGGGCACCGGCCGGCTCGGGCCGGTGCCCGGCTCGGCGGCCAGGTGCGGGCGGTGGTGCAGGATGTCGTCGTGCAACCGGGTCAGCTGCGGCGCCGGGTCCAGACCGGTCTGCTCGGCGAGTACCTCCCGGGCCTGCCGGAACGCGTCGAGTGCGGCGGCCACGTCGCCGATGCGGTACAGACCGAGCATCAGCTGGCCCCACGCGCGCTGCCGCAGTGGATGCCGGTCGAGCAGGGTCCGTAGCCGCTGGACCACCTCGGCCGAAGAGCCGAGCGCCAACATCGCCTCGGCCAGGTCCTCCTCGGCGACCATCCGCCGCTCCTCGAGCTGCCGGACCCGCCGGGCCAGCAGGGGATGTGCCGGCAGGTCGGACAGCGCCGCCCCGCGCCAAATGCCGACGGCGGTGGAGAGTTCACGCTCGGCCCGGGCCGCGTCTCCGGCGGTCAGGGCGTCCCTGCCCCGGGCCGCGGCCGCGTCGAACCGGTCCAGATCCCGCTCGTCGGGCTCCACCCGGAGCCGGTAGCCGCCGGCCGCGGCGGAGATCCCCGGCCACGACTCGCCGCCGCCGAGCGACCGCCGCAATCCCCGCACGTAGGTACGCAGGTTGGCCGCCGCCGACGGCGGTGACTCGTCGACCCACAACACTGCGGCCAGCTCGTCGGTGCCGACGACCTCGTTCGGGCGCATCAGCAGGGCGGCCAGCAGCAGGCGCTGCTTCACCGAGCCCAGCGGGACCGGTCGGCCCGCACGCCGGACCACCAGCGGGCCGAGAAGGTCGAAGCGCATGAGCACCCGTCCATTTGTACCCGACATGCCCGCGAGTTGTACCTGACAGGCAGGCGGCTTGTGCCGGACATGCCCGCACGGCGCCCCCGCCGTGGTTCGTCCGTGGTCTGGGCACCTTGCGTCCGCGTCCTAGCGTGACCGGGTGACAGCACCCCGTGTGGCGCCGCTGCCGGAGCTGAGCCCCCGGCTGACGTTCCTGTTCGCGGTCGCCGCGGGAGCGTCGATCGGCAACCTGTACTGGGCGCAGCCGATACTCGGTTTCATCGCGGCCGACCTGCGTGTCGGCACCGGGACAGCCGGTTGGCTCGTCACCGCGACCCAGCTCGGGTACGCCCTCGGCGTACTCCTGCTGGTCCCGCTCGGCGACGTCCTCGACCGCCGGTTGTTCGTCCCGGTGCTGCTGTCGGCCTCGGCCGTCGCGCTGCTGCTGTGCGCGTTCGCGCCGTCGATCGGACCGCTTCTCCTCGCGCTCGGCGCGCTCGGCGTGACGACGGTTTCCGGGCAGGCGCTCACACCGCTGGCCGGGGACCTGGCCGGCGACGCCCACCGTGGCCGGGTCGTCGGCGCCGTCGGGTCCGGGACCCTGACCGGTATCCTCGCCTCCCGCACCATAAGTGGATTCGTCGCCGGTGCCGCCGGATGGCGTGCGGTATTCGTCCTCGCCGCGGTCGTCGCGGTGCTGCTCGCGGTCCTGCTGCACCGCGCGATCCCGCCGCTGGCCCCGCGAACGAAAATGTCGTACCCGGCGCTGATCGGTTCGGTCGGCGTGGTGGTCGTACGCGAGCGGGCGGTCCGTTGGACGCTTGTCCTCGCGGCCATCGGATTCGCCGTGTTCTCGTTGTTCTGGACGGCGTTGACGTTTCTGCTCAGCGGGCCGCCGTTCGGATATCCGGTGTCGGTGATCGGGCTGTTCGGGTTGGCCGGCCTGGCCGGTGCCCTGGTCGTCCAGCACGCCGGTCGGTTGCACGACCGCGGTTGGTCGGTTCCGGCCACCGGCGCGGCCTGGCTACTGGCGCTCGGCGCCTTCGTCGGCGCGGCGTTCGTCGGCCGGTCCGTCGTACTCGTCGTCGTCGTGATCGTCATGGTCGACATCGCCGTACAGGGGCAGGCCCTGCTGAACCGGGCGCGGCTGTTCGCCCTCTCGTCCGAGGCGCGGAGCCGGCTCAACACGGCGCTGGGCACCGCCAACTTCGCCGGCGGTGCGGTGGGGTCCGGCACCGCGACGGTGCTCTGGTCCGCGGCCGGCTGGACGGCGGTGACGCTCGCGGGGGTGTCGCTCTGCTGCTGCGCGCTCACCGTGTGGGCGCTGGGACGTCGAGGTCCACTGGCGGTCCGGCTGGCCGTGACCGACGTTCCGCAGTCGTGACCGACGGCCCGCAGCCGTGACCGAATAAGTATTGTCGAACTTCAATCAATTCGACCACTCGACCTGGCGTGTCCGGGTGGGACTGCTCTAACGTCGGAACATGGTCTCGCGTCGATCTGTCCTGCGGGCGGTGCCGCTCACGGCCGCTGCCTTCACCGCCGGCCCCGGAGGCTTCCGTTCGCCCGGCGGGTCGTCCACGTCCGCCGATCCGGTGCGCATCCCGCCCGATCCGGCCACGACGCAGGCCGCCGCGACCGCGGTGCGCGGCTTCACGGCCGACCTCTACCGCACGCTGGCGTCGACCCAGCCGGGCGGCAACGTGGTGTGCGCGCCGTACTCGGTCGGGCTCGCGCTCGCGATGACCAGGGCGGGCGCCGGCTCGACCACCGCTGACGAGATGGATGCCGTGCTGCACGCGCCGCATCCGCGCCCCGGCGCGCTCGACGCCGGACTGAACACCGTCGACCAGATGCTCGCCACCCGCTACCGGGACGGCGACGGCATCAAGCAGCCCCGGCTGACCACCGCCAACGCCCTGTGGACCCGACTCGATCTGGACCTGCGACCCGGGTTCCGGGACACCCTGGCCGGCTACTACGGTGCCGCCCCGCACCCGGTCGACTTCCGGGGCGCGACCGAGGCGGCCCGTCAGGAGATCAACACCTGGGTCTCCGATCGGACCAACGCGAAGATCCCGGAGCTGTTGCGGTCCGGCGTCCTGAGTCCCGACACCAGCCTGATGCTGACCAACACGACCTACCTGAAGGCCGCCTGGACCTACCCCTTCAGCGCGACGGCCACGGCGGCGGCACCGTTCATCCGGGACGACGGCAGTGTCGTCGACGTGCCGACGATGCGCGGGCCGTTCGACCCGATGGGCTACCTCGAAGGGGACGGGTGGCGTGCGGTCGACGTGCCGTACGCGGGCGGCGGGCTGTCCATGGCCGTCGTCATGCCGACCCGGGCCGACCTCGCCGCGGTCGAGGCGAATCTCGACGCGACGTGGCTGGGTGCGCTGTTGACCGGGTTCCGCTTCACCGACGTCCAGCTGCGCCTGCCCAAGTGGACGTTCCGGCTGCCGGCCGAACTGGGCGCCCTGCTGACTGACCTCGGTATGCCCACCGCGTTCAGCTCGCGTGCCGACTTCGCCGCGATGAGCACCGAACCGGCCCTGCGCATCGACGACGTGGTGCACGAGACGTTCATCGCGGTGGACGAGAAGGGCACCGAGGCGGCAGCCGCGTCGGCCGTCATCGTCCGGCCGCCGTCGATCCCGCAGGGGCCGCAGTTCTTCGTCAACCGGCCGTTCCTGTACGTCATCCACGACCGGTTCACCGGCGTACCGCTGTTCCTCGGCCGGGTCCACGACCCGCTGGTCACCGGCCCGGCCTGACCGGTCCCGGAATCCGTCGCGGTCACCGGTGCACGGTGGGCCGCGACCGCACCCACCCGCGCCGTGTCGGCCCGCGTGATCCGGGCGGCGCTGCCACCAAAGGCGGTGTGGCCTGCGGAAGCCCCTGTCTGGATGCCGCGTCCCGGTCGGGGCGTCCCGGACTCTTGTCCTCGTGATCTTCGTGAACTACTTTGGCAACACCTTGGAAACGTAACCGATAACGATTGCAGTCCGAGAGGCGACATGGTCGAGGGCAGCGCGCCAATCACCATGAGTGACGTCGCTCGTGCGGCGGGCGTCTCCACCGCCACCGTGTCGAGGGTTGTCAACGGGCAATACGGCGTCAGTGCCAGCACCACGGCCCAGGTCCGTTCGGCCATCGAGCGGCTCGGCTACGAGTCGAGCCTGGTCGCCAGCAGCCTGCGCCGCAACCGCACCAACGTGCTGGGCCTGGTGACCCACAGCTTCCAGTCCTACACCGCCGAGGTCCTCAAGGGCGTGATGCGGGCCCTCGGCCGCTCGGGCTTCGACCTGATCGTCTACGCCAACAGCGATCTCTACGAGACGTACTCGGAGGGTTGGGAGCAGCGGCACCTGAACCGGCTGTCCGGCACGCTCACCGACGGGTGCATCGTCGTCACCCCCTGGGGCGAGGTGGCGAGTCGTGCCCCGGTCGTGGTCATCGATCCGGCCAGGGACTCGACGACGCCGTCGGTGACCGCGGACAACCTCTCGGGTGCCATCACGGCGGTCGAACACCTGTTGCGGCTCGGCCACCGGCGGATCGGGTTCATCGGGGGCCGGTCCAGGCTGGCGGCTGCCTGGTCGCGGGAGGAGGGCTACCGGAAGGCGCTGGCCGCGGCCGGCGTACCGGTCGACCCGACACTGGTCTGCCGGGGGAGTTTCAACCCCGAGTCCGCGGCTCCGTTGGCGCGGGACCTGCTGGAACGAGCCGACCCGCCGACGGCGATCTTCGCGGCCAGCGACGGGATGGCCCTGAAGGTCCTGGAGGTCGCGAGAAAGCTGGGGTTGGAGGTCCCCGGCGATCTGTCGGTCGTCGGATTCGACAACATCCCGGAGTCGGCGCTGGCCGAGCCGGCGCTGACCACGGTGGACCAGTCGATGTGCCAGCTCGGATACGAGGCGGCGCGCATGCTGAAGTCCCTGGTGATCGGTGATTGGGAGGGCCCGCGCCAGATAGTGCTTCCGACCAGTCTCCAGGTCCGCGGTTCCACCGCGGCACCGAAGAGCATCCCGGATCTGTGAAACCAGGCCCAGTGGTGACGAGTTCCGGGCTGACCCGCGCAGTCAGTTCGAACACGAGAGCAGCCAGTCCGAACACCCGAGCAGTCAGCTCGAACGCGCAACTGAGGTAGCCGGAAGGAGGTGAGCCGAAGAGACTTCGGCGATGTCCACCGATGAGTCGAGCTGCCAACGGCTCGCATCCGTGCCAACGCACGAAAGGAGTGGAGCGTGACGACAACACCGTATCACGGGCGCCTGCACCGTATCGGCGCGCGTCGACTGTCGGCGGTCTTCGCCGCCGGACTTCTGGCGATCGCGGCGGCCCTGGTCGCACCGCAACCGGCGGCGGCGGACACCCCGTGGCTGGATGTTTCCGAGGACCGGTACGCCTCGTTCAGTGTCCCGGCGGCCTACGTCCAGGAACAGGTCGGCCAGGTGTCACAGGTTGTCATCGAGGGAAACTTCGGCCCCTCCGCCGCCTGGGCGGAATTCGGCCTGACCCGCCGCGGTGACGCGTGGTCGGGAGTTCTCGGTCCACTCGAACCGGGGCTGTATTACTACCAGGTCACCGGCGACGACACCAAGAGCCTCAAGGATCCGACGAACGGTACCCGGGTGGCGTCCGAGCCGCTCCTGAGCACCTTCTTCGTCCCCGGCGAGTCGGCGCGCCTGCTGGCGGACGCACCACCGGGAACGGGCGGTGCGGTCGCGCCGCTCACCTACCGGAGCGGCCGGGAAGAACGGACGGCCCTGGTCTGGACGCCGCCGGGTTACCGGGCCAAGGGCGCCGGACGTTATCCGGTGCTGTTCCTGCGGTCCGCCGACGGCGCGGCCGCCACCGACTGGCTCGACCTCGGTCGGACCAGGCAGATCCTCGACAACCTGTCGGCCGAGGATGCCATGGAGCCGATGGTGGTGGTGATCGGGGACGGCAACGGGTCGGGCGACGACCGGGAGCTGAAGGACCTCGGCAGGGCGGTCGCCGACAACTACCGCGTGCACCGGGACCCGGCGCACCAGGCCATCGCCGGCATTTCCGAGGGCGGTACCCAGGCGCTGCGGGCCGCGTTCACCAACCCGACCCGGTACGGCTACGTCGGCTCGTTCTCGGGTCCGCCGACCCGTACCGTCGACCGGAAGAGTGCGGCGGCGGCCAACCGTAACCTCAGGCTGCTGCGGCTGTACACCGGAAACGTCACCGACCCCGGCCACAACGCCACCTACCGGCTGACGAAGATGCTCGACCGGGCCGGTGTCAGGTACGAGTTCGACGGCGTCAACCCGGACGGCGGCGCGAACTGGACCGCCTGGCAGGAGAACCTCGTCGACTTCGTGCCGCGACTGTTCCGCAGGGTGTCGGACCACGGTCCGAGCGACGGCCACCTACCGTTGCGGCGGGAGTTCACCCCGCCACCGGCGGGCACCACCCCGACGCCCTTCGTGACCAGGGACGGATTCGTCACCTTCGAGACCACGACGGAGTTCACCGACGCCCAGCACGTCACCGTGTGGGCGAACGTGGCACCCGGCGGAAGCTGGCTGCGCGTTCCGCTGTCCCGGGACGGCGACCGGTGGCGGGCCACCGTGGGTCCGCTGGACCCGTGGTTCTACTACTACCGGTTCATCGTGGACCGGGTCCCGGTCAAGGACGCGTCCAACCCGACGAAGGTGACCACCGAGCCGGTGTGGAGCACCTTCCTCGTGCCGGGCAAGCAGGCCCGGCTGCTCACCGACGTGCCGGCCGGGCAGGGCGGCGAGGTCACCAGCATGACCTACCGGAGCACCGTGGCGAACCAGGACCGGACCGCCCTGGTGTGGACACCGCCCGACTACGACCCGGAGCGCGCGCAGCCGTACCCCGTCCTCTACCTCCAGCACGGCGGCGGCCAGAGCTACACGGACTGGCTGGAGATGGGGCGGGCCAAGCAGATCCTCGACCACCAGTTCCTCGACGGCGACCTGGTGCCCATGGTGGTCGTGATGGGCAACGGGAACGTCTCGAACTTCAACCAGGAACTGCTGGGGAACATCGTGCCGGCGGCCCGGGCCCGCTACCACATCTCGGCCGACCCGGCGCAACAGGCCGTCGCCGGCCTGTCGATGGGTGGCGGGCACGCGTTCGGGGTGCTCAAGGCACACCCTGGCGAGTTCGCCTACGTCGCGGCGTTCTCGGCCGGCTTCGGCAGCGGCGCGGGCGTCGACGCCGCGGCGATAAACGCCGGCACCAGGATGCTGCGGCTGTACGTCGGCGACCGGACCGACTTCGTCTACCCGTCCTTCATGGCCTCGCTGACCACGTTGGACGACCTCGGTATCCGTTACGAGTTCGACGGGGTCACCCCCGGGCCGCACGGTTGGGACGTGTGGCAGAAGAACCTCATCGACCTGGCGCCGCGGCTGTTCCGGCGCTAGGCAGGGCCCGCTGACGGCGGGGTGACCGGGGCGGGGGAGTTCCCCGCCCCGGGCAGCGCTCCGCAGCCCGCGGGAGTGTGTCGCGCATCCGCGCAAGGACGGTCGGACGGCGGACCGGCGGTGGACGTCCCACCCCGGCCGTCGCCGCCCGGCCGTCAGCCCTCAGCGACGGCGCCCGACCCCGGGCGCGGTGATCCCGAAGGGAAGTCACGTCAATGAAGACGAAACGCATATTCGTCACCGCAGCCGTGCTCGCGGCCGCGAGTGGCCTCGTCGCCTGTTCCTCGGACTCCGGCGGCGGCAGTGACGCGAGCAACTGCACGAACACCATCACCAAGAAGGAGCTGCCGGTCGTCACGATGTGGGGCTGGTACCCGAACATGCAGCTCGTGGTCGACAACTTCAACAAGCAGAGCAGCGAGGTGCAGGTCTGCTGGACCAACGTCGGCCAGGGCAGCGACCAGTACGACAAGTTCCAGACGGCCATCTCGGCCGGTACCGGGGCACCCGACGTCGTCATGATCGAGATGGACCGGATCCCGACCTTCCAGATCCAGAAGGCGCTCGTCGACATCAAGAAGTACGGCTTCGACGCCGTCAAGGCGAACTACGGCGAGGGCGCATGGAAGGACGTCTCGATCGGTGACGCGGTCTACGGCGTACCTGTCGACGGCGGTCCGCTCGCGATGATCTACCGGAAGGACATCTTCGACAAGTACGGCATCACGCCGCCGAAGACCTGGGCCGAGTACGAGCAGGCGGCGCAGAAGGTGAAGGATGCCGGCGGCCCGCTCTTCGGCGACTTCGGCGCGAACGTCTCGGCGCTCACCATGGCGCTCCAGATCCAGAAGGGCGCCTCCCCGTTCGCCTACGACTCGGCCCAGCCGACGACGATCGGGGTGAAGCTGAACGACCAGGCATCCAAGGACGTGCTCGACTACTGGGGCGGCCTCGTCCGGAAGGGGCTGGTCGGCAAGCAGGACCAGTTCACCCCGGAGTACATCGCCGGCGTCATCAACGGGCAGTACGCGACGTACATCTCGGCGGCCTGGGCACCCGGCTATCTCACCGGTGCCGGGGTCGGCAAGGGCCAGGACACCGGCAAGTTCGCGGTGGCCCCGCTGCCGCAGTGGGACCCGAACAACCCGGTCCAGGTGAACTGGGGCGGTTCGGCCTTCTCGGTGACGAGCCAGTCCAAGAAGCAGGAGTTGGCGGCGAAGGCCGCGTACGGCCTCTACGCCGACAAGGAGTCGCTCACCGACGGCTGGACCAACCAGATCATCTTCCCGCTGAACCTGACGGCGCTCGACGACCCCGCGTTCAAGGACCTGAAGGTGGCGTTCTTCAACGGCCAGCAGGCGAACAAGGAGGTGTACGTGCCGGCGGCGAACGCCTACAAGGGCATGGTCTACAGCCCCTTCGGCCAGTACTACTTCGACGCGATGACGGAGCAGGTCAGCGAGATCCACAAGGGCTCGATCACCGGCTCCCAGGCTGCCGACCGGCTCCAGGAGGACGTGGCGAAGTACGCCAAGGAGCAAGGTTTCACCGTTCAGTGACCGGCCGGGTGGGCCGCGCCGTCCCCGGCCGGCCCACCCCCGACCCGCAGCGTCCACGTCCCGGAGCCCAAGATGACCCTCCTGACCGAAGAGCGCGCACCGCGCGCCGAAGAGAAGACGCCGAAGATCCGCGGCAAGGCACACCTCCGTGAGCACCTGATGGGGTGGTTCTTCGTCGGGCCGTTCGCAATCGTCTTCCTCGCGTTCCTCATCGCGCCGCTGGGGTACGCGCTCTATCTCAGCCTGTTCCAGAAGAAGCTGATCGGCGGCACCAGCTTCGTCTTCCTCGACAACTACGTGAAGGCGTTCACCGACCCGAGCTTCCTCTCCGGCTCGTGGTTCGTGCTCCGCTTCTCGCTGGTCTCCATCCCGCTGCAGATCGCCGTCGCGCTGGCGATGGCCCTGATCCTGGACGCGGTGACGACCCGGTTCGCCCGCTTCTCCCGCCTGATGATCTTCCTTCCGTACGCGATCCCGACGGTGATCGGTGCGGTGATGTGGGGCTTCCTCTACAGCAGGAGCTTCGGGCCGCTCACCGACGTCTTCGGGCTGTTCGGCGCGACCGCGCCCGACTTCCTGAGCGGTAACCTGATCTTCTACGGCCTCCTCAACATCGTCACCTGGCAGTGGGCCGGCTATTACATGATCATTCTGTACGCGGCATTGCAGGGCATCGACCCGACGCTCTACGAGGCCGCCCGGATGGACGGCGCCGGACGGTGGCAGGTCGCGGTCCGGATCAAGATCCCGCTCATCGCTCCGGCGCTGATCCTGATCCTGGTCTTCTCGCTCATCGGCACCCTCCAGTTCTTCAACGAACCGCAGATCCTCCGCTATCTCGCCGCCGGGACGATCGGAGCGGACTTCACCCCCAACATGTACGCGTACCAGCAGGCCTTCTCGCTGGCCAACTTCAACTACGGGTCGGCGATCTCCTTCGCGCTCGGCGGGCTGGTCTTCGTCTGCGTGTACGCCTTCCTGTTCTTCACCCGCAAGCGGAGGAGCTTCCTCTGATGTCCGACCGCAACAGCTCCACCGCACAGCGCCGGCCGCAACGCCACCTGCCGCTACAGGTGCTCCTCGGCTTCCTGGTGGTCTACTTCCTGGTGCCGTTCTGGTGGGTGATCGTCAACAGTTCCAAGGACGCCCCCGGCCTCTTCGGCGGCGGAAACACGCTGTGGTTCGCCGACCAGGTCGACTACCTCGGCAACCTGCGGCAACTGTTCACCTACGACGGCGGCATCTACGGCAGGTGGATCCTCAACTCCACCCTCTACGCGCTCGCCGGTGGAATCGGCGCCACCGTCCTGGCCGTGATGGCGGGCTACGGCTTCGCGAAGTACCGGTTCGCCGCCCGCCGCTTCAGCTTCGCCGTCGTGCTCGGCGCGCTGATGGTGCCCGCCACCGCCCTGGTCATCCCGACGTTCATCATGTTCTCCGAACTCGGCATGACGAACACGATCTGGGCGGTCATCCTGCCGTCCCTGCTCAACCCGTTCGGCGTCTACCTGATGCACGTGTACGCCCGCGACGCCGTACCCGACGAGATCCTGGACGCGGCCCGGGTCGACGGGGCCGGAGAGGTGCGTACGTTCCTCCAGATCGCACTACCGCTGATGCGCCCGGCGGTGGTGACCGTGCTGCTGCTGTCGGCGGTGGCGTCGTGGAACAACTACTTCCTGCCGCTGGCCATGCTCTCCGACAACCGCCTCTTCCCGGTCACGGTCGGGCTCGGGCTCTGGCAGGGGGTCGCCTCCGCGAACAACGCGGGCAGTACCTCGCTCTGGAGCCTGATCATCCTCGGCGCGCTGGTGTCGGTGATCCCGCTCATCATCGCGTTCTTCAGCCTCCAGCGGTACTGGCGCGGCGGACTCTCCGTCGGAGGGCTCAGGTAGACCAGGTAGAGGTGCCGGCACAGCCGGCAGGACCACCTCCCGGCCGCACAACGTCGCGATCCCCAGCCCCAACGGCTCAATATGTCGGAACTGCCGCGTGACGGCGAAGGCTGGACAGCGCATATCGGGGAACTCATGGTTATCAGGAGCCCTGCGAACGGATGAGGTTTTGCAGGCCATAGCTTGATCGCCAATTAACAATTGTAATGTGGACCTTGGGCGTGGGAAAAATCCCGCCAAACTGGGCTTCCGATCTGGATCAACTTTCGGTGGTCGTCGAATAAGAGCAGGTCAGCTGCATGCTGTTGGCTGATCGGATCTGAATAGTTGCGGTTGAAGCTCTCGAAAGGCGCTCAAACTCCTACTGGGACATATCGCAGCAAGCGACCTTTGAAAAGGTGTGGCTTTAGCATTCGGGCGCGCGTGCGTCAATTGGAGAGACGACACCCGCAATTCTTGGTGGTCGCAGCCGTCATTGATAGCCTTCGCTGGCACCTCAATAGTCCTCGATGGACTGCTCACCGGTCTTCTCCTCATCGGAGGTCAGTACATGGTCCACACCGGGCCTAGTCGCCAGCGCCTGACACGACTCGCCCTCGCCGGGATGACCGCGCTCGCGGTAGTCCTCGGCGGCCAGACTCCCGGGTTCGCCCGACCGACGACCACGCCAGCCCAGCCGCCCTCCGTTCCCGGCTTCGGCGAGGTCGCGAGCCCGAAGCCGGCCCGCCCCGGCCCGCTGCCCAGGAAGTCCGGCACGGTCCGGAACGACCCGTCCAAGGCGGCCGCCCAAAGCCGCGGTATCGGCGTCCAGGGGCTCAACGACCAGGTCGCGCTCCGCGCGCTGATCGTGGCGACCAACACCGCCGACTTCGGCGTACCCACCCTCACCACCACCCTCGACCGGCTCGGTGCCTCCTACGACGTCCTCTACTCCGCCACCGACCCGCTCTCGCCGAGCACGCTGGTCCGGCCCGACGGGGTCGGCAACTACAACGCGATCCTGCTCACCAACAGCATGCTGCTGTACGAGTCGGGCGGCAGCTACCTGAGCGGGCTGACCAGCACCGAGTGGAACACCCTCTGGGCGTACGAGCGCAACTTCGGGGTCCGGCAGGCGTCCCTGTACACCAGCTACGGGACCTGGCCCGAGGACCACTGCCTCACCGGCGTCAGCGAGGGCGGGGTCGGCGACACACCCCTGCCGGCCTCGCTGACCACCAGCGGCGCCGCGGTCTTCGACTACCTCGACAGCGCCGCCCAGATCCCCCTGACCCAGTCGTACGTCTACCGCACCGCCATCCGGCCCGGCTGCGCCGCCCAGGCCCTGATGACGAACGGTTCCGACGTGCTCGGCGTGCTCACCACCTCGACCGACGGCCGGGAGCGGATCGCGCTGACGTTCACCTCGAACCAGTTCCTGCTCCACTCCGACCTGCTGGTCTACGGCCTGGTCCGGTGGGCGACCAAGGGGCTGTACTTCGGCGAGCAGAAGCACCACCTGAACGTCGACGTCGACGACTGGTTCAACACCTCCGACCACTACCTGGAGAACGGGACCGTCGAGTACACCCCCGGATTCCAGGTCACCGGACACGACACGGTCAACCTCGACGCGCAGCAGACCGCGCTGCGCACCGCGCACCCGCTGGCGGCCGGGTTCACCTTCAACATCGCGTACAACGGCGCCGACATCGACCCGTTCGCCGGCAGCACGTGCAGCCCCAACGGCGACGCCAGCACGCTGACCGCCACCACCAAGTGCCTCAAGGGCAACTTCCGGTGGATCAACCACACGTTGAACCACCCCGAACTGAACGCGACGAACTACGCCACCTCGTACGCCGAGATCAACGACAACCGGACCGCGGGCAACGCGATCGGGCTCAACGCACCGGACAGCGTGCTGAAGACTCCCGAATACTCCGGCCTCGGCGTCTACAACGACGACCCGGAGAACGACACCGGCCCGCCGACCGACCACGGGCTCGAAGGGTCCAACCCGGCGCTGCTACAGGCCGCGGAGGATCTCGGCGTCACCACCGTGGTGGGCAACATGTCGTTCACCAGCCACAAGCCGGCGAACTTCAACGCCGGCATCGTGCACCCGCTGGAGCCGAGCATCCTGATGGTGCCGGCCTGGCCGACGGACATCGCCTACCACACCACCACCCCGGCCGAGCAGACGGTCTTCTACAACTCCTTCTACGGCCCGAACGGACACTTCCCGTACTGGCCCTCCGACCGCACCTACGCCCAGCTCCTGGACTACGAGGCCGGGATGGCGCTCCAGCACGTGGCGTCCGGCTCGATCTACGCGCACACGTTCCACATCGCCAACGTGCGCGACTACGGGGCCGGGGACACCCTGCTCACCGACTGGGTCGACGCGGTACTGAC is from Micromonospora sp. WMMD1102 and encodes:
- a CDS encoding extracellular solute-binding protein, with the protein product MKTKRIFVTAAVLAAASGLVACSSDSGGGSDASNCTNTITKKELPVVTMWGWYPNMQLVVDNFNKQSSEVQVCWTNVGQGSDQYDKFQTAISAGTGAPDVVMIEMDRIPTFQIQKALVDIKKYGFDAVKANYGEGAWKDVSIGDAVYGVPVDGGPLAMIYRKDIFDKYGITPPKTWAEYEQAAQKVKDAGGPLFGDFGANVSALTMALQIQKGASPFAYDSAQPTTIGVKLNDQASKDVLDYWGGLVRKGLVGKQDQFTPEYIAGVINGQYATYISAAWAPGYLTGAGVGKGQDTGKFAVAPLPQWDPNNPVQVNWGGSAFSVTSQSKKQELAAKAAYGLYADKESLTDGWTNQIIFPLNLTALDDPAFKDLKVAFFNGQQANKEVYVPAANAYKGMVYSPFGQYYFDAMTEQVSEIHKGSITGSQAADRLQEDVAKYAKEQGFTVQ
- a CDS encoding sugar ABC transporter permease codes for the protein MTLLTEERAPRAEEKTPKIRGKAHLREHLMGWFFVGPFAIVFLAFLIAPLGYALYLSLFQKKLIGGTSFVFLDNYVKAFTDPSFLSGSWFVLRFSLVSIPLQIAVALAMALILDAVTTRFARFSRLMIFLPYAIPTVIGAVMWGFLYSRSFGPLTDVFGLFGATAPDFLSGNLIFYGLLNIVTWQWAGYYMIILYAALQGIDPTLYEAARMDGAGRWQVAVRIKIPLIAPALILILVFSLIGTLQFFNEPQILRYLAAGTIGADFTPNMYAYQQAFSLANFNYGSAISFALGGLVFVCVYAFLFFTRKRRSFL
- a CDS encoding carbohydrate ABC transporter permease, whose amino-acid sequence is MSDRNSSTAQRRPQRHLPLQVLLGFLVVYFLVPFWWVIVNSSKDAPGLFGGGNTLWFADQVDYLGNLRQLFTYDGGIYGRWILNSTLYALAGGIGATVLAVMAGYGFAKYRFAARRFSFAVVLGALMVPATALVIPTFIMFSELGMTNTIWAVILPSLLNPFGVYLMHVYARDAVPDEILDAARVDGAGEVRTFLQIALPLMRPAVVTVLLLSAVASWNNYFLPLAMLSDNRLFPVTVGLGLWQGVASANNAGSTSLWSLIILGALVSVIPLIIAFFSLQRYWRGGLSVGGLR